Proteins encoded by one window of Mustela erminea isolate mMusErm1 chromosome 7, mMusErm1.Pri, whole genome shotgun sequence:
- the KCNK15 gene encoding potassium channel subfamily K member 15 produces the protein MRKQSVRTAALILCILSYLLVGAAVFDALESEAERGRQRLLAQKRGEFRRKYGFSAEDYRELERLALQAEPHRAGRQWKFAGSFYFAITVITTIGYGHAAPGTDSGKVFCMFYALLGIPLTLVTFQSLGERLNALVRRLLLAAKRCLGLPRPRVSTENMVVAGLLVCATTLALGAAAFAHFEGWTFFHAYYYCFITLTTIGFGDFVALQSDEALQRKPPYVAFSFLYILLGLTVIGAFLNLVVLRFLAASTDAPERAARRSSPLRLGAPESRGRSPPRRPTRTRGSTSVSSRVHQLQMGACDNLGFSPPSSPGAVGSGGAGRLPARRKSI, from the exons ATGAGGAAGCAGAGCGTGCGCACGGCCGCGCTCATCCTGTGCATCCTGTCCTACCTGCTGGTGGGCGCCGCCGTCTTCGACGCGCTCGAGTCCGAGGCGGAGCGCGGCCGCCAGCGGCTGCTGGCCCAGAAGCGCGGCGAGTTCCGCAGGAAGTACGGCTTCTCGGCCGAGGACTACCGCGAGCTGGAGCGCCTGGCGCTGCAGGCCGAGCCGCACCGCGCCGGCCGCCAGTGGAAGTTCGCCGGCTCTTTCTACTTCgccatcaccgtcatcaccaccatcG GGTATGGCCACGCCGCGCCAGGCACAGACTCGGGCAAGGTCTTCTGCATGTTCTATGCGCTCCTGGGCATCCCCCTGACGCTGGTCACCTTCCAGAGCCTGGGCGAGCGCCTGAATGCGCTGGTGCGGCGCCTCCTGCTGGCGGCCAAGCGCTGCCTGGGGCTGCCGCGGCCACGCGTGTCCACCGAGAACATGGTAGTGGCCGGGCTGCTGGTATGCGCCACCACCCTGGCCCTCGGGGCGGCTGCCTTTGCGCACTTCGAGGGCTGGACCTTCTTCCACGCCTACTACTACTGCTTCATCACCCTCACCACCATCGGCTTCGGCGACTTCGTGGCGCTGCAGAGCGACGAGGCGCTGCAGAGGAAGCCACCCTACGTGGCTTTCAGCTTCCTCTACATCCTTCTGGGGCTCACGGTCATCGGCGCCTTCCTCAACCTCGTGGTCCTGCGCTTCCTGGCGGCCAGCACCGACGCTCCCGAGCGCGCAGCCCGGCGCTCCAGCCCGCTCCGCCTGGGGGCGCCCGAGAGCCGCGgccgctccccgccccgccgccccaccCGCACCCGGGGCTCCACCTCCGTGTCCTCGCGCGTGCACCAGCTGCAGATGGGGGCCTGCGACAACCTGGGCTTCTCGCCCCCCTCCAGTCCTGGGGCTGTGGGCAGCGGCGGGGCGGGCAGGCTCCCGGCCCGGCGGAAGTCCATCTGA